Within the Candidatus Zixiibacteriota bacterium genome, the region AACACGGGGTAGCCTGAGAACACATCCGAGGAGGGATGGTGGCAAAGTACAATCGCCCGAAGCTCTCGGCAGCATCCAAGTGGAAAATCCCGTCAGACTGGATTAAGATACAGACTATCGATGCCCATACAGAGGGCGAGCCGCTTCGTGTCATTGTTGGCGGCTTTCCGGATATTCCCGGAAATACAATTCTGCAGCAGCGCCAGTACGCCAGAGAGCATTTTGACCACCTCAGAAGAGCTCTGATGTGGGAGCCGCGCGGTCATGCTGACATGTACGGGTGTATCATCACGCCGCCCGTCACTTCCGCGGCGGACTTTGGGGTGCTGTTCATTCACAACGAAGGATTCAGCACCATGTGCGGCCACGGGATCATTGCAGTGACGATGGTAGCGGTAGAAACCGGCATGATTGAAGTTCGGGAGCCGGAGACGATGGTACGTATCGATACGCCGGCTGGTATGGTGACTTCGTATGCCCGTGTTGCTCACGGTAAAGTGGAGAGTGTTCATTTCCACAATGTTCCGTCATTCGTGCTGGCGTTAGATGAGATCGTAGATGTACCCGGGATTGGAAAGATCACTTATGACATTGCTTTCGGCGGAGCGTTTTACGCTTTCGTCGATGCCGACCAACTGGGATTGGATTTGACACCCGAGAATTTTCGGACTCTGATAGATCAGGGCATGGCGATCAAGAGAGCCGTGATGAAAAGCCATACTATCGCGCATCCTTTTGAGGCCGATCTGAATTTTCTGTATGGG harbors:
- a CDS encoding proline racemase family protein, which encodes MVAKYNRPKLSAASKWKIPSDWIKIQTIDAHTEGEPLRVIVGGFPDIPGNTILQQRQYAREHFDHLRRALMWEPRGHADMYGCIITPPVTSAADFGVLFIHNEGFSTMCGHGIIAVTMVAVETGMIEVREPETMVRIDTPAGMVTSYARVAHGKVESVHFHNVPSFVLALDEIVDVPGIGKITYDIAFGGAFYAFVDADQLGLDLTPENFRTLIDQGMAIKRAVMKSHTIAHPFEADLNFLYGTIFVGSALAEGSHSRNVCIFAEGEVDRSPTGTGVSARLALHHTRGEISVGEPIVIESIIGSTFTGRVVEETTVGPHTAIVGDVEGRAYITGKHEFVIDPGDPLRDGFILR